From a single Silene latifolia isolate original U9 population chromosome 6, ASM4854445v1, whole genome shotgun sequence genomic region:
- the LOC141588228 gene encoding uncharacterized protein LOC141588228, whose amino-acid sequence MGNQEGGLGIRDSFQWNVASIGYNVQSGYQWLRHKAPKVGWAKLVWCNWALPKHSFLNWLILKNALNTKDRLYKLGICPDDLCCFCGTDQETTSHLFQKCRYALAVLNSLCCWLHIPVPSGNAIIWLGRRKWPAVKKLVCVAVIMCGYYAIWQQRNAARLEGVLLRPDTLALQCKALMKIKLLGQVSRLKTSSDRQWLEQILM is encoded by the exons ATGGGCAATCAGGAGGGAGGTTTGGGTATTCGAGATAGTTTTCAATGGAATGTTGCTTCTATTG GTTATAATGTGCAGTCTGGCTATCAGTGGCTTCGTCACAAGGCTCCAAAAGTTGGCTGGGCTAAACTTGTTTGGTGTAATTGGGCGCTTCCTAAGCATTCTTTCCTAAACTGGCTCATTCTGAAGAATGCCTTAAACACCAAAGATCGTCTATATAAGCTTGGTATCTGTCCTGATGACCTGTGTTGTTTTTGTGGTACTGATCAGGAGACTACCTCACACCTCTTTCAGAAATGCAGATATGCTCTTGCTGTCCTGAACTCACTGTGCTGCTGGTTACATATTCCTGTTCCATCTGGGAATGCAATCATTTGGCTAGGAAGAAGGAAATGGCCTGCCGTTAAGAAACTGGTTTGTGTAGCTGTCATCATGTGTGGCTATTATGCTATATGGCAACAAAGAAATGCTGCTAGGCTAGAAGGAGTTCTGTTACGTCCTGATACTCTTGCTCTACAATGTAAAGCCTTGATGAAAATTAAATTGTTAGGACAAGTGAGTAGGCTTAAGACGAGTAGTGATAGGCAATGGCTTGAACAAATCTTGATGTAA